Proteins encoded by one window of Collimonas fungivorans:
- a CDS encoding TAXI family TRAP transporter solute-binding subunit: MTTQRLRLLITGAVVAIAVVGWALVTILKPATQRTIVITAGADKGIYNSFAERYAPLLKREGITLDIRSSSGSVENYQRLKDPESEYEVGFIQSGTTTPSENDQLQTIAAISYEPIWVFYRGDTVINRLAQLKGKRISIGVPGSGLLKVSRTLLGHSGINADNAKLLEMDAYKAYQNLENGQLDAAFFIGRPDAAMQQMLLNSDLKLMSFAQADALVLKFPSLSKIIFPRASTSVANDLPQADVTLLAATALLVSKDTLHPALVYLLLEAANTAHAREDYFTPRGTFPNLNTDDFPISDESTRYFKSGRPFLQRYLPFWLASFIERRLLILLPFMALLFGLLQALPRMVESRMKNRLVVWYREIKSLEDEIWGTKQPSKEQVAQWRDDIENIDANASQIRIPQRYFQDVYALKQAIRVVRERIVQVAQKVEQ; the protein is encoded by the coding sequence ATGACCACACAACGCCTGCGGCTCCTGATCACCGGAGCGGTGGTGGCGATCGCCGTGGTGGGCTGGGCCCTGGTGACCATCCTCAAGCCGGCCACTCAGCGCACCATCGTCATCACTGCCGGCGCCGACAAAGGCATCTACAACAGTTTCGCCGAGCGCTATGCGCCTCTGCTGAAGCGCGAAGGCATCACCCTCGATATCCGCAGCTCTTCCGGTTCGGTGGAAAACTACCAGCGGCTGAAGGATCCCGAGAGCGAATACGAAGTCGGCTTCATCCAGTCCGGCACCACCACTCCGTCCGAAAACGACCAGCTGCAGACCATCGCCGCCATCTCCTACGAGCCGATCTGGGTGTTCTACCGCGGCGACACCGTCATCAACCGGCTGGCGCAACTGAAAGGCAAGCGGATTTCCATCGGCGTTCCCGGCAGCGGCCTGCTGAAAGTTTCGCGCACCCTGCTCGGCCACAGCGGCATCAACGCCGACAACGCCAAGCTGCTGGAAATGGATGCCTACAAGGCTTACCAGAACCTGGAGAACGGCCAGCTGGACGCCGCCTTCTTTATCGGCCGGCCGGACGCGGCGATGCAGCAGATGCTGCTCAACAGCGACCTCAAGCTGATGAGCTTTGCCCAGGCCGACGCCCTGGTGCTGAAATTCCCTTCACTCTCCAAGATCATCTTCCCGCGCGCCTCGACCAGCGTCGCCAACGACCTGCCGCAAGCCGACGTCACCTTGCTGGCCGCCACTGCGCTGCTGGTGTCCAAGGACACCCTGCATCCGGCGCTGGTCTACCTGCTGCTGGAAGCCGCCAATACCGCCCACGCCCGCGAAGACTATTTCACCCCGCGCGGCACCTTCCCCAACCTGAACACGGACGACTTCCCGATCTCCGACGAAAGCACGCGCTACTTCAAATCCGGCCGCCCCTTCCTGCAGCGCTACCTGCCGTTCTGGCTGGCCAGCTTCATCGAACGCCGCCTGCTGATCCTGCTGCCGTTCATGGCGCTGCTGTTCGGCCTGCTGCAGGCATTGCCGCGCATGGTGGAATCGCGCATGAAAAACCGGCTGGTGGTTTGGTACCGCGAGATCAAGTCGCTGGAGGATGAAATATGGGGCACCAAGCAACCCAGCAAGGAACAGGTCGCTCAATGGCGCGACGACATCGAGAACATCGACGCCAACGCCAGCCAGATACGCATTCCGCAGCGTTATTTCCAGGATGTGTATGCGCTCAAGCAGGCTATCCGGGTGGTGCGGGAACGGATTGTCCAGGTTGCCCAAAAAGTTGAGCAATAA
- a CDS encoding glutathione S-transferase family protein, with translation MALPMIPTITAFERSPDGGKGLARDMRVRWALEEVGQPYEVRLVSFAAMKEPAHRALHPFGQIPTYEEGDLALFESGAIVFHIAERHAGLLPADANARARAITWLFAALNTVEAPILDLQIAKFLEGDKTWYEQRLPLVKNRIRDRLGELSDCLGDADWLDGAFSAGDLMMVTVLLRLKASGMLGEYPNLSAYVARGEARPAYKRAFDAQLAVFTGKPPTA, from the coding sequence ATGGCCCTTCCAATGATCCCCACTATTACCGCCTTTGAACGGTCGCCCGATGGCGGCAAGGGACTTGCGCGTGACATGCGCGTTCGCTGGGCGCTGGAAGAAGTGGGCCAACCTTACGAAGTTCGTCTTGTTTCGTTCGCTGCGATGAAGGAACCCGCGCATCGAGCGCTTCATCCTTTCGGGCAGATTCCGACCTATGAAGAAGGCGACCTTGCCCTGTTCGAATCGGGGGCGATCGTATTCCATATCGCAGAGCGCCATGCAGGCCTGCTGCCTGCCGATGCGAATGCCCGCGCGCGCGCAATCACATGGTTGTTTGCCGCACTCAATACCGTTGAGGCGCCGATTCTTGATCTCCAAATCGCCAAGTTCCTGGAGGGCGACAAGACCTGGTACGAGCAGCGCCTGCCTCTCGTCAAGAATCGCATCCGTGATCGGCTGGGCGAACTTTCCGATTGCCTTGGCGACGCCGACTGGCTAGATGGTGCATTCAGCGCGGGCGACCTGATGATGGTGACGGTACTGCTTAGGTTGAAAGCATCGGGCATGCTGGGCGAATATCCGAACCTCTCTGCGTATGTCGCCCGGGGTGAAGCGCGGCCCGCCTACAAGCGTGCGTTCGACGCTCAATTGGCGGTTTTCACTGGCAAGCCACCGACCGCCTGA
- a CDS encoding TetR/AcrR family transcriptional regulator yields the protein MTKRRAQMVEETRAKLIQAARKAFAAKGYAAASMDDLTAEAGLTRGALYHNFGDKKGLLQAVVDQIDAEMGARARAAQDGAETAWLGFLAECIAYIQMALEPEIQRIMLRDGPAVLGDPSQWPNQNVCLRRTTQMIQELIDEGTVKPVDAEATGRLVNGAALNASLWIAAADDPPAVFVKAVEAFRHLAAGLLQAKG from the coding sequence GTGACAAAACGACGTGCGCAAATGGTGGAAGAGACCAGGGCCAAGCTGATTCAGGCGGCCCGAAAGGCTTTTGCCGCGAAAGGTTACGCGGCGGCCTCCATGGACGACCTGACCGCCGAAGCGGGCCTGACGCGAGGTGCGCTGTACCACAACTTCGGCGACAAGAAGGGGTTGTTGCAGGCGGTGGTCGACCAGATAGACGCGGAAATGGGGGCACGGGCGCGTGCCGCCCAGGACGGCGCGGAAACCGCATGGCTTGGATTTCTTGCGGAATGTATCGCATACATCCAGATGGCTCTGGAGCCTGAGATCCAGAGGATCATGCTGCGCGACGGACCGGCTGTGCTCGGCGATCCGTCGCAATGGCCCAACCAGAATGTCTGTCTTCGCAGGACAACGCAAATGATCCAGGAGCTCATCGATGAGGGCACGGTCAAGCCGGTGGATGCGGAAGCTACCGGCCGGCTGGTCAATGGCGCGGCGCTCAATGCCTCGCTCTGGATTGCCGCCGCGGATGATCCGCCAGCCGTCTTTGTCAAAGCGGTCGAGGCTTTTCGTCATCTTGCCGCTGGATTATTGCAGGCCAAGGGTTGA
- a CDS encoding RidA family protein yields MSKRDAIFPAGRQALYEINRYSAAIRSGDLLFVSGQVGSREDGSPEPVFQKQVQLAFDNLAAVLKAAGCTFDDVVDVTTFHTDPAAQWEAINAVRLQAIGEQPYPNWTAVGVNWLAGFDFEIKVIARIPHSA; encoded by the coding sequence ATGTCAAAACGCGATGCAATCTTCCCTGCCGGTCGTCAGGCGCTCTACGAGATCAACCGTTATTCGGCAGCAATCCGCTCGGGCGACTTGCTGTTCGTCTCGGGCCAGGTCGGCAGCCGCGAGGACGGGTCGCCCGAGCCGGTCTTCCAAAAGCAGGTCCAGCTTGCCTTCGACAATCTCGCCGCGGTGCTGAAGGCCGCCGGCTGCACATTCGACGATGTTGTCGACGTCACCACCTTTCACACTGATCCGGCAGCGCAATGGGAGGCGATTAACGCCGTGCGACTACAGGCAATCGGTGAACAGCCTTATCCGAACTGGACTGCGGTCGGCGTCAATTGGCTCGCCGGCTTCGATTTTGAAATCAAGGTCATTGCGCGTATCCCTCACTCGGCCTGA
- a CDS encoding DUF2157 domain-containing protein → MSISTQTEAQRRADEINVFRQELGRLQQGGVLTLSEEQQQAVSSHHQALLAELSRTFDIDRNIPSRQLSIGMRIASFLGALALAASIFFLFYQFWGTLSTPVQVAILILAPLATFLGTMWAQKRDSTGYFAKLVAMVSFACFVLDITMLGQIFNITPSDNALIVWAAFALLLAYTCELRLLLAAGLICLVGFIAARTGTWSGMYWLDFGERPENFFPAAIVLFLIPQFAPHLRFAGFAMLYRVFALLSLFLPILVLANWGGGSYLDIDADFIRNGYQVAGFLFSAVAIWLGIRRHWPEMVNTGVAFFVIFLYTKFYDWWWETMPKYLFFLVLGLTAVLILVILKRLRTMQSGEAK, encoded by the coding sequence ATGAGCATATCCACGCAAACAGAAGCGCAGCGTCGTGCCGACGAAATCAACGTATTCCGGCAAGAACTGGGACGGCTGCAACAGGGCGGCGTCCTGACGCTGTCGGAGGAGCAGCAGCAAGCAGTATCGTCGCACCACCAGGCCTTGCTCGCCGAACTTTCCCGCACATTCGACATTGACCGCAACATCCCGTCTCGGCAACTCTCGATAGGCATGCGCATCGCTTCCTTTTTAGGAGCATTGGCGTTAGCCGCAAGTATTTTCTTTCTGTTCTATCAGTTCTGGGGAACGCTATCGACTCCGGTGCAGGTAGCAATTCTGATCTTGGCTCCGCTTGCTACTTTTCTCGGCACGATGTGGGCACAAAAGCGCGACTCGACCGGCTATTTCGCCAAACTCGTGGCCATGGTTTCCTTCGCCTGTTTTGTGCTCGACATAACCATGCTCGGGCAGATATTCAATATCACGCCGTCCGACAATGCCTTGATTGTGTGGGCCGCGTTCGCCCTGCTCTTGGCGTACACATGCGAATTACGCCTGCTGCTGGCAGCAGGGCTCATTTGCCTGGTCGGATTTATCGCCGCTCGCACCGGAACATGGTCGGGCATGTATTGGCTCGATTTTGGCGAACGTCCGGAAAACTTCTTCCCGGCTGCAATTGTGCTATTCCTCATCCCGCAGTTTGCGCCACATCTGCGGTTCGCCGGTTTTGCGATGCTATATCGCGTGTTCGCCCTTCTGAGCCTGTTCCTGCCGATACTGGTATTGGCAAACTGGGGCGGAGGCAGCTATCTTGATATTGACGCCGACTTCATCAGGAACGGTTACCAAGTCGCGGGATTCCTGTTCAGCGCGGTGGCGATCTGGCTGGGTATACGCCGCCACTGGCCTGAAATGGTCAACACCGGCGTGGCTTTTTTCGTCATTTTCCTGTACACCAAATTTTATGACTGGTGGTGGGAGACTATGCCCAAATACCTGTTCTTTTTAGTACTTGGCCTGACTGCCGTTCTGATTCTGGTCATCCTCAAGCGTTTGAGGACGATGCAATCCGGGGAAGCGAAATGA
- a CDS encoding DUF4824 family protein, with protein sequence MTNWTRRYSMITGVALILLTNLVVLLGVRFNHSGLADSTLQLSQRELRIPYHWRQDNDNNGISLKLQWRLPGSLNEYQQYSANGPGWLDKTKLASLGFNVSMPIDTDRGRTAYQKQLSKPVFLAMEFDGPAYRQSIELAKQEDADSSKKKAVDDKKKDQPTALSQELNLTSRLFIIDASLDRETLRAKYPDTRHYGIVRGQIQPRVVYNKEKQPLMAGYVKDVSAQNINVPFEFRSVFEPMQKMNQTYGYADNDKRPSFEATVAFGRRLEPWIVAASTK encoded by the coding sequence ATGACCAACTGGACCCGCCGATATTCCATGATCACAGGAGTGGCGCTGATACTCCTGACGAACCTGGTCGTGCTGCTGGGCGTCAGATTCAACCATAGCGGATTGGCAGACAGCACCCTCCAGCTGTCCCAGCGAGAATTGCGAATCCCCTACCACTGGAGACAGGACAACGACAATAACGGGATCTCGCTCAAGCTGCAGTGGCGACTTCCCGGCTCCTTGAATGAATACCAGCAGTACAGCGCCAATGGTCCTGGCTGGCTAGATAAAACAAAGCTTGCGTCATTGGGTTTCAATGTCTCCATGCCGATTGATACTGACCGCGGTCGGACGGCTTATCAAAAACAGCTTTCCAAGCCGGTATTCCTGGCCATGGAATTCGATGGCCCCGCATATCGACAGTCCATCGAACTTGCAAAACAAGAGGACGCGGATAGCTCAAAGAAAAAAGCAGTGGATGACAAAAAGAAGGATCAGCCGACAGCCTTGTCACAAGAACTGAATTTGACCAGCCGGCTATTCATCATCGATGCCAGCCTGGATCGCGAGACGCTTCGTGCGAAATACCCAGATACGCGTCACTACGGCATCGTGCGCGGCCAGATTCAGCCGCGGGTGGTTTACAACAAGGAAAAGCAGCCGCTGATGGCCGGATACGTAAAAGATGTCAGCGCGCAAAACATCAACGTGCCTTTTGAATTCCGCAGCGTATTCGAACCGATGCAGAAGATGAACCAGACATACGGTTACGCCGACAATGACAAACGGCCTTCCTTTGAAGCGACGGTGGCATTCGGCAGGCGGCTTGAGCCTTGGATCGTGGCGGCATCAACGAAGTAA
- a CDS encoding helix-turn-helix domain-containing protein — protein MDQFDAVPIFKFCTADYPERDRFHVWVKDNLCDCGFEDDGYGALDAEASGAALGPLIISGRRWRERPRPFTYSVYRNERRIRLDSQDSFRFTLLLGGRIIGRSMGPDAVKTTGDLFFYDVARINDCTVEAGDVISIVVPRFLLPSHAALLHGRTLTSGAGRLLGDHLLSLFRNLSTLRQQEIPHIVQSTLLLMAAAVSPTIEAMREASEPIRSALLERIQHYIDVHLLERDLTPDRICRDIGLSRAKLYQLFEEEGGIMRQIRRRRLRHAYHVLGDPQRQHIRIAEIAWAHGFPDEKYFYRLFKAEFGHTPKETVENRSGPVLLPGGIAVNNQWKGGASLSGWTLPFGVLNN, from the coding sequence ATGGATCAATTTGATGCTGTCCCAATTTTTAAATTTTGTACGGCCGACTACCCCGAACGGGATCGGTTTCACGTTTGGGTGAAAGACAACCTGTGCGACTGTGGATTCGAGGACGATGGTTATGGTGCACTCGACGCAGAAGCGAGTGGCGCCGCGCTCGGCCCGCTCATCATCTCTGGACGACGCTGGCGGGAACGGCCACGACCGTTCACCTATTCGGTCTACCGCAACGAACGGCGGATTCGACTGGATAGTCAGGATTCGTTTCGCTTTACGCTGCTGCTGGGCGGGCGAATCATCGGTCGTTCCATGGGGCCTGATGCCGTCAAGACGACTGGCGATCTATTCTTCTACGATGTGGCCCGGATCAACGATTGCACGGTCGAAGCTGGTGACGTGATCAGCATAGTCGTGCCCAGATTTCTGCTGCCGAGCCACGCTGCACTATTGCATGGCCGAACGTTGACAAGTGGCGCTGGCCGTCTTCTAGGGGATCATCTACTGTCGCTGTTCCGGAATCTCTCCACACTGCGGCAGCAAGAAATACCCCATATCGTGCAGTCAACGCTGTTGCTGATGGCGGCCGCAGTTTCGCCGACAATCGAGGCAATGCGTGAGGCGAGCGAACCGATCCGTAGCGCATTGCTTGAACGGATTCAACATTACATTGATGTGCACTTGCTGGAGCGCGATCTCACGCCCGACCGGATCTGCCGGGACATCGGACTATCGCGAGCCAAGCTCTATCAGCTTTTTGAGGAAGAGGGCGGAATAATGCGGCAGATCAGGCGCAGAAGATTGCGTCATGCATATCACGTGCTCGGCGACCCGCAACGGCAGCACATCCGCATCGCGGAGATAGCCTGGGCCCATGGTTTTCCGGATGAAAAATATTTCTATCGCCTTTTCAAGGCGGAGTTTGGGCATACGCCGAAGGAAACGGTAGAGAATCGCTCCGGCCCGGTTTTGCTTCCAGGCGGCATTGCGGTGAACAATCAATGGAAGGGAGGGGCTAGCCTCTCCGGATGGACGTTGCCATTCGGCGTGCTCAATAATTGA
- a CDS encoding CsgG/HfaB family protein, which produces MSNHRLLRILPACLTGAVLLSACSTMDVGNTGAKTAATGSAGGATAVNANATLEHCDRSLGTIAIIEDTTAPWYGVLTGQYKLGSTVPVLKLLVQQSNCFVVVERGRGMTAMMGERALQQSGELRNNSNFGKGKMVSADYGLNPSITFSNNNAGGAGASVAGLFGGLGGVVAGLAGNINSKEASTLLNLIDNRSGVQVAAAEGSAKSTDFGALGKLLGNSAGGSAGGYSNTAEGKVIVAAFTDSYNNIVRAVKNYHAQSVAGGLGTGGQLAVQGDGDNGTPGPSKKKTAKRSAPQ; this is translated from the coding sequence ATGTCTAATCATCGTCTGCTTCGCATCTTGCCGGCATGCCTGACCGGCGCGGTCCTGCTGAGCGCATGTTCCACCATGGACGTCGGCAACACGGGCGCAAAAACCGCGGCAACCGGATCGGCAGGGGGCGCCACTGCAGTCAATGCCAACGCTACGCTCGAGCACTGCGACCGTTCGCTCGGCACCATCGCGATCATCGAAGATACCACTGCGCCCTGGTATGGCGTGCTGACCGGCCAGTACAAACTCGGCTCCACCGTACCGGTGCTCAAGCTGCTGGTGCAGCAGTCCAACTGTTTCGTGGTGGTCGAGCGCGGCCGCGGCATGACCGCCATGATGGGCGAGCGAGCTTTGCAGCAATCCGGCGAGCTGCGCAACAATTCCAATTTCGGCAAGGGCAAGATGGTCTCGGCCGACTATGGCCTCAATCCTTCGATCACTTTCAGCAACAATAACGCCGGTGGCGCAGGCGCCAGCGTGGCCGGCCTGTTTGGCGGCCTTGGCGGCGTGGTTGCGGGGCTCGCGGGGAATATCAACAGCAAGGAAGCAAGCACTCTTCTGAATTTGATCGACAATCGCTCTGGTGTTCAGGTAGCTGCTGCCGAAGGCAGCGCCAAGAGCACGGATTTTGGCGCTCTGGGCAAGCTGCTCGGCAACAGCGCGGGCGGCAGCGCGGGTGGTTATTCGAACACGGCGGAAGGCAAGGTGATTGTGGCGGCCTTTACCGATTCCTATAACAACATCGTGCGCGCCGTGAAGAACTACCATGCGCAAAGCGTAGCCGGCGGCCTCGGCACTGGCGGCCAGCTGGCGGTCCAGGGCGATGGCGACAACGGCACGCCAGGCCCCTCCAAGAAGAAAACGGCCAAGCGCTCGGCTCCTCAATAA